The following is a genomic window from Streptobacillus canis.
AATTTGTGGAAAAAAACTATTAATTAGTGTACCTATAATTAAAGGTACAACTATCATATTCCCAGGTATTTTTGAAAAATATTTTCCAAATATTGTATCTAAATTTTTATCAGCCATCTAAAGTTATCCCCCCATCAACATCTCCTATTTCTCCTGTAACAAAGCTTGCTAAATCAGAAGCAAAGAATAATATCATTTGTGCAATTTCTCTTGGTTGCGCCTTTCTTCCAAGTGGTATCATTGATATTACTTTATTTTCTTTTTCTTTATCTTCTTTTAGAGCATTAGTCATTTCAGTTTCCGTATATGAAGGACAAACACAGTTACATGCTATACCGTATTTTCCTCCTTCTTTTGCTACTGCTTTAGTTAATCCGTTTAATCCAGCTTTTGATGAAGCATATGCTGCTGTCCCTAAAAGTCCTCCACCTAATTTTGCTGCAACTGAAGATACGTTAACTATTCTTCCACCACCATTTTCTTTAAAATGTTCAAAAATCGATGAAATTGTTGTGAAGTTAGCATTTAGATTAATACTTACCACCTTATTAAACTCAGCATCATCTAAATCATCAAATTTTTTACTACTTATTATTCCAGCACAGTTAACTAATACATCTATTTTACCAAATTTTTGAATTAATTCATTAAATACTCTTCTAATATCATCTTGCTTTGAAAGATCTAAATATTGAAAAAATACTTTATCTTCTCCTAATTCTTTAATGGCTTTTTGAGCTGCACTTTCATTTATATCTAATATAATAACTTTAGCTCCCCCAGAAACCATACCTTTTACAGTTTCTAATCCTATTCCATTTGCTCCACCTGTTACTATACAAGTTTTATCTGTAAATTTCATGTTTCCTCCTTATTTATATATTATATAAAAAGAAAAGATTAGTAAAAACTAACCTCTTCCCTTATTTATTACACTTCGTATGCTTTAATTGTTTCACCATTTACTAATTTAACAATCGCTTTTTTGTAAGCAGGTGTTTTGTAAACAGTCATTCTAGCTATAGCTGTTGTTGGTTTCATGTTAATAGTATTAACACTTGCAACTTTAACATTGAATAATTTTTCAACCGCTTCTTTTATTTGTAATTTATTAGCTCTTCTATCTACTATAAATACATATTCATTTGAATTTAATAAAATTCTTGCTTTTTCTGTATTTAATACAGGTTTTTTGATTACGTCAAAAATTGTCATTATCCAAGCACCTCCTCGATAGTTGCAAGAGCTTCTTTAGTAATAACTACTTTATTGTATTTTAATAAAGCATATACTGATAACTCTCTTGGGTCTAATATTTCAGTTTTTTCGATATTTCTAACTGATAAGTATAAATTCCAATCAGCATCTTCTAAATAATCGTTAACTATAAATAATTTTTTATCTTCTACCATATTAACTTTTTCTGTAAAATTAACAAATGTTTTTGTTTTAGGAGTATCTAACATATAGTCTTCTAATACAATTACATCTCCATTTTGAATTCTAACAGCTAATGCTGATTTTAAAGCTAACTTTCTAACTTTTTTGTTAACTTTTTTCTCATAATTTCTTGGTTTAGGTCCGTGGACAACTCCTCCACCTACCATGTGAGGTGCTCTTGTTGATCCTTGTCTAGCACGTCCTGTTCCTTTTTGTCTGAAAGGTTTTCTTCCTCCTCCAGATACTTCTCCTCTTGTTTTTGTTGATGCAGTTCCTGCACGTGATGCTGCAAGTTCTGCTGTTAATACTTCATGCATTACATATTTATTAGGTTCTAATCCAAAGATTTCAGCACTAACAGTTGCTGTCCCTTTTTCTTCACCATTTAAATTATATACTTTTAAATTAAAATCTGACATTTTTGCCTCCTCTCTCTATATTAGTATTTTTTTACTGAT
Proteins encoded in this region:
- the rplD gene encoding 50S ribosomal protein L4; protein product: MSDFNLKVYNLNGEEKGTATVSAEIFGLEPNKYVMHEVLTAELAASRAGTASTKTRGEVSGGGRKPFRQKGTGRARQGSTRAPHMVGGGVVHGPKPRNYEKKVNKKVRKLALKSALAVRIQNGDVIVLEDYMLDTPKTKTFVNFTEKVNMVEDKKLFIVNDYLEDADWNLYLSVRNIEKTEILDPRELSVYALLKYNKVVITKEALATIEEVLG
- a CDS encoding SDR family NAD(P)-dependent oxidoreductase, with the translated sequence MKFTDKTCIVTGGANGIGLETVKGMVSGGAKVIILDINESAAQKAIKELGEDKVFFQYLDLSKQDDIRRVFNELIQKFGKIDVLVNCAGIISSKKFDDLDDAEFNKVVSINLNANFTTISSIFEHFKENGGGRIVNVSSVAAKLGGGLLGTAAYASSKAGLNGLTKAVAKEGGKYGIACNCVCPSYTETEMTNALKEDKEKENKVISMIPLGRKAQPREIAQMILFFASDLASFVTGEIGDVDGGITLDG
- the rplW gene encoding 50S ribosomal protein L23; translated protein: MTIFDVIKKPVLNTEKARILLNSNEYVFIVDRRANKLQIKEAVEKLFNVKVASVNTINMKPTTAIARMTVYKTPAYKKAIVKLVNGETIKAYEV